In Paenibacillus phoenicis, one genomic interval encodes:
- a CDS encoding MDR family MFS transporter encodes MPNTVESSIESKEFSIRSIIAPLMAVIVGMIMVILDSTVVNVAVPKLVDFFATDLKTVQWTITGYTLALSAVIPLAGWMTDKFGEKRIFLMTIALFTIGSVLCAVAQTPEQLIIYRIIQGLGGGMVSPIGFAMVFKLAPPEKRGAVMGALGVPMLLAPALGPVLSGWLVENVSWHWIFLINLPIGIVAFLIGLRFLPKSSRREAPQLDKLGMILAPIAFAMLTYGVSEGGTSWTSATTITGLSVGGLALLLYIFVEIRHQQPLLELRVFRSSHFTRGIILVWIAQAALFGSMILTPLYLQQVRGYNALETGIYLLPQALMSAFFMPISGRLFDRVGARPLAFIGLGIVSTALFLLSRITAETPLAMVLVPLGLLGGGMGLTMMPLNTHILNSAPRHLVARVTPLMTAAQQVIVSFAVAGLTGYLTSQISSHMKEAAQGGNPLEAAASGFGDTYFLASCIAAAGFLLTLFLSKPKKQTEAGKNSAAEGTQPDPSLMAGH; translated from the coding sequence ATGCCGAATACTGTGGAGAGTTCGATCGAAAGCAAAGAATTTTCCATCCGGTCGATTATCGCACCGCTGATGGCGGTCATCGTTGGGATGATTATGGTCATTTTGGACAGCACGGTGGTTAACGTGGCCGTACCTAAGCTGGTCGACTTCTTCGCAACCGATTTAAAGACGGTGCAATGGACGATCACAGGGTATACGCTGGCTTTATCTGCCGTCATTCCGCTAGCGGGATGGATGACCGATAAATTTGGGGAGAAACGCATTTTCTTGATGACGATCGCGTTGTTTACGATTGGTTCGGTGTTGTGTGCCGTAGCGCAGACGCCGGAGCAGTTGATCATCTATCGCATCATTCAAGGTCTGGGCGGCGGGATGGTATCGCCGATCGGGTTTGCGATGGTGTTTAAGCTGGCACCACCTGAGAAGCGCGGAGCCGTGATGGGGGCGCTGGGTGTACCTATGTTGCTGGCGCCTGCGCTAGGTCCGGTACTATCCGGTTGGCTGGTGGAGAACGTCAGCTGGCACTGGATTTTTCTGATCAATCTGCCAATTGGGATTGTGGCGTTTCTGATCGGGCTGCGGTTCTTGCCGAAGTCCAGTCGACGGGAGGCGCCACAGTTGGATAAGCTGGGGATGATCCTGGCTCCGATCGCTTTTGCGATGCTGACCTACGGCGTGAGTGAAGGGGGAACCAGCTGGACCTCAGCGACGACAATTACGGGTCTTAGCGTAGGAGGACTTGCCTTACTTCTGTACATCTTCGTTGAAATAAGACATCAACAACCGCTGCTTGAGCTGCGTGTGTTCCGTTCGTCTCATTTCACCCGGGGGATCATCTTGGTCTGGATTGCCCAAGCGGCGTTGTTTGGTTCGATGATTCTGACTCCGTTATACCTGCAGCAAGTCAGAGGCTACAACGCGTTGGAAACCGGGATTTACTTGCTGCCTCAAGCATTGATGTCGGCGTTCTTCATGCCGATCAGCGGGCGCTTGTTTGACCGGGTTGGTGCGCGGCCGCTGGCCTTTATCGGCCTTGGTATCGTATCGACGGCCTTGTTCCTGCTGTCGCGAATTACAGCGGAAACGCCGCTGGCGATGGTGTTGGTGCCGCTTGGTTTGCTCGGCGGCGGGATGGGTCTGACGATGATGCCGCTGAACACGCATATTCTAAACTCCGCGCCGCGCCATTTGGTGGCTCGGGTTACCCCGCTAATGACGGCGGCGCAGCAAGTTATCGTCTCCTTCGCGGTAGCCGGCTTAACCGGCTATCTGACTTCCCAAATCAGCAGCCATATGAAGGAGGCAGCACAAGGCGGAAATCCGCTGGAGGCGGCCGCATCCGGCTTTGGGGATACCTATTTCCTGGCTTCGTGCATTGCCGCTGCTGGCTTCCTGCTGACTTTATTCTTATCTAAGCCAAAGAAGCAAACCGAAGCAGGCAAGAATTCAGCAGCCGAAGGAACGCAACCAGACCCAAGTCTGATGGCGGGGCATTAA
- a CDS encoding SDR family oxidoreductase, whose amino-acid sequence MIPKYPYYSSKTVCQEQPITFPPQHQPRQPGLETLMVPPPISENPAYVGSGKLKDKVAILTGGDSGIGRATAIAFAKEGADLAIVYLDEHEDAQATKRRVEELGRRCLLIPGDLRQEAFCHAVIHHTLHHLGKVDILVINQAVQFPQQQGIEAISTEQLYQTFATNIFPHFYLTKAALPYLRPGSTIISTASITAYAGAPLLIDYSSTKGAVVSFTRSLALSLVHRGIRVNAVAPGPIWTPLIPSSYSAEYVSTFGLETPMKRAGQPFELAPVFVFLASDDSSYVTGQTIHVNGGAMVTS is encoded by the coding sequence ATGATACCCAAGTACCCTTATTACAGCTCGAAAACGGTCTGCCAAGAACAACCAATTACCTTCCCGCCGCAACATCAACCAAGACAACCCGGCTTAGAAACCCTGATGGTTCCGCCCCCGATCTCCGAAAACCCCGCTTACGTCGGCAGCGGCAAGTTGAAGGATAAGGTCGCAATTCTGACCGGCGGTGACAGCGGCATCGGGAGGGCTACGGCGATTGCTTTTGCCAAAGAAGGCGCAGACTTAGCCATCGTTTATCTGGATGAGCACGAAGATGCCCAGGCAACCAAACGGCGCGTTGAGGAACTGGGACGACGGTGCCTGCTCATTCCCGGCGACTTGCGCCAAGAGGCTTTCTGCCATGCAGTGATTCATCATACCCTGCATCATTTGGGGAAAGTCGATATCCTGGTGATCAATCAGGCGGTTCAATTTCCTCAGCAGCAAGGGATCGAAGCGATTTCGACCGAACAGCTGTACCAAACCTTTGCCACCAACATCTTCCCTCATTTCTACTTGACCAAGGCCGCGCTTCCCTATTTGCGACCCGGTAGTACCATTATTAGCACCGCCTCGATCACCGCATACGCCGGCGCTCCGCTGCTGATTGATTATTCCTCTACCAAAGGCGCTGTCGTTTCCTTTACCCGCTCCCTGGCGCTGTCGCTCGTTCATCGAGGCATTCGTGTCAATGCCGTGGCGCCGGGACCGATCTGGACCCCGTTGATTCCATCCAGCTATTCTGCGGAATACGTGTCTACGTTTGGCCTGGAAACTCCGATGAAGCGAGCCGGGCAGCCGTTTGAATTGGCACCGGTCTTCGTATTCCTGGCTTCCGACGATTCCAGCTATGTGACCGGGCAAACGATCCATGTCAACGGCGGCGCCATGGTTACGAGTTAA
- a CDS encoding 2-oxoacid:acceptor oxidoreductase family protein, giving the protein MVQLPKLNELGFFEIRLESIGGLGANLAGKMLAEAGVEGAGLNGVSFSSYGSEKKGSPVKAHIRFCDLSTPIRDTSPVERPHIVGIFHEALAKTVNVISGIYEDSTVLVNSRKTPQELKEKMKLIGGTIAVIDATGIALEEKNRVNMAMLGALFRLCPFLDPETMKDVIRKSLEKKYPQTVAPAIATFERGYHEVVFETFALPEGVSMPAFVRADTPVLGYETQPIGGLIINPGNSILKDLSISRSGMMPHFKEESCIHCAQCDNVCPDNCFVWEERPDKKGRPQMFLKGIDYQYCKGCLKCIHACPTDALSGEREEEGYAEAHRVPHLFDLAIR; this is encoded by the coding sequence GTGGTACAATTACCGAAATTAAACGAGCTGGGATTTTTTGAAATCCGTTTGGAATCCATTGGTGGGCTGGGTGCGAACTTGGCAGGGAAAATGCTGGCCGAAGCCGGGGTTGAGGGAGCCGGATTGAATGGGGTCAGCTTTTCTTCTTATGGCTCGGAGAAAAAAGGATCCCCGGTCAAGGCGCATATCCGCTTCTGCGATCTGAGTACGCCGATTCGCGATACGTCGCCAGTAGAACGCCCGCATATTGTGGGGATCTTTCATGAGGCGCTCGCCAAGACAGTGAACGTGATCAGCGGCATTTACGAGGACAGCACCGTATTGGTGAATTCGCGCAAAACTCCGCAGGAGCTTAAGGAGAAAATGAAGCTGATCGGCGGCACGATCGCGGTGATCGATGCCACCGGCATTGCGCTCGAAGAGAAAAACCGGGTGAACATGGCGATGTTGGGTGCCTTATTCCGGTTGTGCCCATTCCTCGATCCTGAAACGATGAAAGACGTCATCCGCAAATCGCTGGAGAAGAAATATCCGCAAACCGTAGCCCCAGCTATTGCGACGTTCGAACGGGGTTATCATGAAGTTGTCTTTGAAACGTTTGCTTTGCCGGAAGGTGTAAGCATGCCGGCCTTCGTTCGTGCTGATACGCCGGTGCTTGGTTATGAAACACAGCCGATCGGCGGGTTGATTATCAATCCGGGCAACAGCATCCTGAAGGACCTTAGTATTTCCCGTTCTGGGATGATGCCGCATTTCAAGGAAGAGTCTTGTATTCACTGCGCCCAATGCGACAACGTCTGCCCGGATAATTGCTTCGTATGGGAGGAACGCCCCGATAAGAAGGGCCGACCGCAAATGTTCCTAAAAGGCATCGACTATCAATATTGTAAAGGTTGTTTAAAATGTATCCACGCATGTCCAACGGACGCCTTGTCCGGGGAGCGGGAGGAAGAAGGGTATGCGGAGGCGCATCGCGTACCGCATCTGTTTGATTTGGCGATACGCTAA